GTAACAAACAACTCAGTGGGTAGGTGCtgttgttatttccattttaccaaGGACCAAATagacacagaaaggttaagtaacacAACCACAGTCACACAGCCGGTAAGCGGTAAAATCAGGATTCTGGCCCTGAAAGTCTAATTTGCTTGAGATGCACATTTACTACATGTAAAACATCAGAGGGGCGGCAGCGGGGATGCCccaggaaatttttctttctaccaGAACAACTGCCATCGAGTCAGGGCGTCCACCTAACACCACCAACACAGACCCTAAGAAAACCTCCCATTATCAAGGAAAATTCAGTAACCCTCCAGTGGGCACACTGAGGCACGCCTGTATTCATTTAGCGAGATTCTGGAGTCTTTCCATTGGACTTGTTTTAaagtcattaattttaaaaaaaaatttttaagtgattgGAAATGTTTTTCCCCTGAATTAGCAAGAAATGAAAGAGTTGTGAATGGAGTTTGATTTTAACAGTTTAGGATAATcactattttaaagattcataaaTAGAGTTCCTAGAACAAGCAGGAGGCGAACGTGTCACTGAAgtgttcttccttcctctccctccagcaATTAGCAGCTCCATCCAATAGCGACGGCAAATTAAAATGGGACTTTTCTCACTGAGATGAAAGAACAGGCCACTTCCCCTCCCCTGGAAAGAAAACGAAAGAAATCGTCTTCAAATGTCCCAGAGTTCAGTCTCGATCCCATTTAATACTTACTCCGTAAGTATTAAAAAACGAAGTCAGAGCGGACAGGAACATACCAGAGGGACCCCCTATTTTCACTGGCTGACTGCCAATCCAGATTCCCAGACAGAGCAAAATGCAATTAGCCAAAAGGACCTTGAGAAGATGGGAGAGCAGCACGGATTAAGAGAACTTTTTTAAGAAGTCAACAATTCAGAAACAGTTCATCTGAGCACCTCGTTTTATGAACAAAGGCGTTACGCTCAGAATGGGAAAGAGCCCAACAATGGTCACGGAGCTAAAAACCACAAAGTGGAGTCTAGAGGCCTGGCCTCCACCCCAGCTGGGCACCACACCACAGAGCCTCCTGCCATCTTCCCAACTTCACAACTACCGACCTCTCCAAAGGCTAGATTTCCAGGAGCTTATACACATAAGTcattcatcacccccaaaaggaCACTTCCTGGAAATAGAAATGGGTTCAGAAAGGATTTGGGCAAATCTGTGAATGACAGAACAGCCACAAATAGCTACTCAGAGACGTCGGGCTTCACACCTGACCTTTAAGATTGACGTCAAGGAAGATAGCTGTGGCCTCTAACGGTGGTATCTTAGGGATGGTGCTGGCACCTAAAGACTAGGTCAGATGGATCTGCCCCAGAAGGGCTGTGCCCATGTGCTTATATGGCCTGGCGCAGAGCACTCAGGGCTGGGCATCAGAAGGGGAGCTGGGCTCCTGACCCTTATCCATTtatagctatgtgaccttgggcaagtcacgtATTGGCTCTAAAGCTCATTTTCCTCGTCTGCAAGGTGATGCTGAACATGGTCCACGATCCCGGATCCAAAACTCTTGGCTACTAGAGAAATCCaaattgtttgtatttcagaAAGATACTACAGAGCCCACCGTGGTTGCCAATCCCAGAGGAGTCTAGGGAAGCACTCTGTAATcaaacacattaatatttttgCAGCAAAACATATGAATATTCAAAATAGGCAGGATAAATATAGTCTCACATCAGTTCAGATCAGGTTTTGCCACTAAATGAGTTGCACAAAACCTTATAGCTTTCAGAGTCTCTCAGACTTCATATTCACAGATATGGAATGATGGACTTGCTCAGGGGAGGCTGCagggtgaggagagagaaagtCATCAAAAGTACTGGGCAAAGAAGAAAGTGCTACAACTGATCCAAGGCACCGTTAATATTACCGCCGTTGCTGTCGTTATTCTACAGCACATTCCCAGCAGAGCTGGGTCTGACCTCAGAGGTGCCTAAAGCCGGCAGGATGATGAAAGGGGTCCAAGAGTAAGAGAGTAAGGGCAACTGCTAAGCTCCCCAAAGTGGCTGAAACCAAGGTCAACAGCTGCTGGCCCTTCACATGGTCAACCACGGAAAACAGAGCAGCGGGTCACCTGAGAGAGACCAAGGCAAGGAGCCAGGCAGAAATTGGTCATCTCGACTATGTGGTTCGTGCACCCTAGAGCTGGTCCTAAGAAGCAGCCTGGAAGGGCGGCACACATGGGCCTGCGGAGCTGGCTGAGATCCGTCCTTGTGCTTCCCGAGCTTCCCTTCAAGAACCAGGCAAGAGGTCctaatgtgtctgtgtgtgtgtttgtgtgtttgcagGATTCAGGCCTTAACCAATCTAAGGGTCTGCTGTAGAAGATTCAgagttatgctatatgttggcaaattgaactccaataaaagaaattttaaaaaagtaaaattaaaattaaaaacaaaaaagaagattCAGAGTCCCCGGGAAACCAGACCCAGCTCTGTTTCTGCAGCACTCAATTCAGAAACACATTCAGACCAGGCTGTGTGAGCCTGGGGAGACTGGGGGCTCAGAATGAGGACCATGTTCACACCTAAGTCAACCATACCGACAGCCGTAATCTTATCAACCCATGTATATACCTTTGAGAAGAAGAAGGTAGGTACACCTGGCTCAGGTGAGCTGGTCCCTAGCTCATCCCTAGCTTCTCAGACCCAGATAAGCCGACATGCAGAACAGCTCCAGCCTTgcagacgcagagagagagaaaaaagaaagatgaagctaAAGAAGCAGAGTCCAATCTTCCAGAAGCCTGCGggggccctccctccctcagatCCTGTCCTCTGTGATGGGAGCACACGACAGAAGGTTGTGGTGTCCAGAACCCGGATCTGGGTTCTGCACCTGCCTGCAGAATGCCACTGGTCTTTGGGGTCTGTGAACTTTCTGGATCCTTCAGGTAAGTAAGTCCCATTTAATTTACCCAAGGAGCCTCTGTCCTGTCTTCCCATCAGTCCACGACTACAGGTGATGCTGCTATGCTGTTCCTGCCGAGCACCAAGCTCTGCAGAGACCACATCTTTGCGAGTGTCTCCTGTCTGCAGCTCTCCCTCACCAGCTTGGGACTCAAGCAGCCTCATGACCCGATTCAGACCCAACTCTCCCACCTGTGTACctttcctgccctctcccccttcccctcctcccctccatgcCCTTCTGCTCCCTGAGGATCCAGCACCAAGAATTGCCAGGTACCTTAACCTCTAACAACACTTTAGTCTATggcttaaaagtaaaataaaatgaaacctgcAGCCTGTTGTTTTGTCATGTTCATCGCTGCTGTTTACAGCCAATCCCACAGCATCCTGATGTCAAAGTCTCCCCTTCAGACTATTTTGTCTCACCCTTTTGTTTGTACTAGAGGTTGTGATGTATGGGGACGTACAGAGAACAGAAATTAGGGAAGTGGCACCATAATCCAGGAGttctgagggagagaggaaaaaaccTCCCACCGAGTGCACCTAACCAGAAGCCAGGGGGCGGCCACAGGAACCTTTTTATGCCGCCCCTTCAATCCCATGGCTTTCCACCCAAGGCTCTGCCCAGGCTATAGTTTCTTGGGCTGCAGCAGCTTACTTTGTGCCCTAGTCAAAAGCACATTTGCCGTGTCAGCAGCCCGCAGCTGAGGATCCCTGGACCAGTGTCCTCCCCTTCCTAAGCTCACAGGGATGGGGACATTTTCCGCACTGCCTCCTGGCCAGCAGAGCCCCGAGGGAAGGCAGCACTGTGGATACTACTCTCTAGACTTCAGAGTCAAGGGAGGCAATCCAGCGACCTAAACAAAACGGGGGACCGATAGATCAGTGCATCACCTGCACACTTACCGTGTGCCACTAGCTCACCACTCTAGGGATTTCTGGAGGTTACTTCATCAATTCGGCACCATGCTCCACTGACcctctccattttaatttttttaagtgggctccatacccagcacagagcccccaACATGGGCTagaactcgtgaccctgagatcaagacctgagctgcgATCAAGCATCAGGATACTTGACCGAATGAATCACCTAGACGCCGCATCTCtgtttgaaaaagtaaaacaaagctcAGGAAGGTTACATAACTATCCCAAGTTCTCACGGAGAGATGAAGCTAGTTCCATGGCCCATCCTCCGCGCAGTGTAATACAGCCAGGCCTCCACCTCTCCCCAGAGGACAGAGGGTCCCACAGAATGGGTGCCTGGACTTCCTGGGGGCAGGTATCTTCTGTAGGCCACCCAGGTATAGAAACAACCAGGACCAGAAGAGAGCCAGAAATATAATTACTTTCTACCGTACTCCACTTCTCATAGCACCTATCTGAAATAATTCACATCtagaaaagaagataaatctATCCAGTCAAGTTTGGGGAGGGGGGCTTCCTCTTTAGGAAAGcttgaacaaaaaacaaacacatcctTGGTCTATTTCCGAGTGGTACAAACATCAAGAAGACACACCTTGCTGGTGGTTATTTTTTGTGCCCGCCGGAAAAATCCGGCTACATTTAGCTCAGCAGCAATTTCCACGAAGTCAGTCTCAGAGCCACGGATCAGTCAGTGTCGGAGCAGGTTCCGGCTGGGCTTGGGGTAGTCAGCCAACCTCCAGAGGCCTCCCCGGCCCTCACACCCTCTCACATCCCCTTCTCCTGTACCTGACCCAGCAACAGAGgaacaggtggaggaagagggttGCTAAAGTACAGAATCCCCCCAAGATCAATAAAACAGCAGGCGAGAGGGTGTACAGGAAATGTTATTGTGGATGGCAACCAAAGGGGACTCCCTGACACCATTCACCTGACCCTGGGACCAGATGGCAAAATGACGGGCACATGGTCACAAGAGATCCAAGTAAAAGCCAAACCCACTACTGAGTCCGTCCATATTTACTCCACTTATGATGAGCAATTCTCAAAACCCTCTGTTCTGTAGACATGATCCTTTTCAGTGCCAAGTGACTGCAAGAGGCGGCAAAGTACAAGGCGACTAAGATCTCAATGTGAATCCAACCCTGTCTCTTATGGTCTATAGGTGACCCCAGGAAAAGGTCTGAGCATCTTCCTACCTGGAAGGAAAACATCACCCAGCTCAGAGGACTGTTGTCACAAAAACGTGACTCCATCTAAAGCAGtcagtcttgggatccctgggtggcgcagcggtttagcgcctgcctttggcccagggcgcgatcctggagacccaggatcgaatcccacgtcagtctcccggtgcatggagcctgcttctccctctgcctatgtctctgcctctctctctgtgtgtgtgactatcataaataaataaaaaaaaaaaatttttttaaataaataaataaaataaagcagtcaGTCTTGCACCAGGCACGTATATCCTAAGAGCTCAACAAATGgtcatttcacagaggaaaaaaaaaaaaaaacagaagccagaGGAAAGCCAATGCTAGCCCAAAGTTGCATTTAATTCAACCTTGAGATATGATAAGAATAAGACTGCAGGGCTACAACATTGAAACTCTCGTGCCCATCCTTCCCCCTTGAATTTAAATCAACTCCCTCTGAATGTGTTTGCAGGGGCAGagaatgaggaaggagaggaagcaaCATTCCTGGTGATAAATGGTCACCAGGAATGACGTGCAGAACCTGCAGCTGCTCACACGGCCTAAGCAGTGTCTAGCCCCTCCCATGCTCCAGAGCTGCACATTGCCAGCCTCGGCAGGGAGCAGTGCCCGGGGACCTGGGGACCTGAAACCAGGCAACACAGCCAGATCCAGACCATGGAAGACCCTCTACCCCAATCCCACttgcccttctccctccctctggttTATTAGTCACTCCAGGTAAAGGCCAGACCCAACGACAGAAGGACCAGACGGGTGCTCAAACGCAACgagaaagagaagagagcctGGTAAGAGGCTGGGCCCCTGAGTTCCCCAATGCTCAGGAAAGACCCAAGGCCCTCTTGCCACATTTGAAGATTAtgtaccccaccccaccccgccctgtCATCAGGacttagaaaaatcattttgttttgttttgttttgtttttaacaaagaaCAGGAAGGACAGGGGAGCCAGGCCCCAGGGCTTGGGAGAAGCTGGGCATGAAGGCAGGGTGTCAGAGCTGGAAGTCTGGGGCTAGGGTGTGGGGTGCGGGGCTGGAGAGGACCCTACCTGTGCTGCTCCACAGCCTCGTTATCAGGAAGCTCCACCCCACACACGCTGCACTGCTCCCCGATGGTCCGGCTCTCCGACTTCATGCCCACAGCCAGCTCACCCAGTTTGTTGAACAGCTCCCTCTGGATGAAGCCCTGGGGCAGCAGCCCCCCGTAGGTGCTGAAGTCCATGGACACAGCCAGGGCAGGCTGCACGTGGAGGCCAGGAGTCATTGAGGAGGGCATGCTCAACACGGCGTCGGCCTTGTGGTTGGGCAATACGGAGTAGATGCCCAGATGTTTCTCAGCGGGGGGCGCAGGGTGCTCCGGTCGGCCGGGGGGCCCCTGGCCAGCCTCGGTTGGAGGCGGCAGCTGCTCAGCGCTCTCCTCACGCCCGTAATGCAGCTCCCGAGCACTGGTGATGACGCTGCTCCGAGTTGGGGTCCCGGGcccctctttgcctctctcttccactttgTCCCCCACGGCACCCACCACACCGGACTCGGTGGCCCCAGGGCTGTCCTGGCCAGGCGCCTCATCCACCTGCATCATCTCGGTCTTCACCTCAGCCACCGCAGCGTGCCGCCCACCCCCAGTCATTGCTGGCTCCTCGGGCCCTGCGGGAGGCTGAAGAGCTCCCTGGAGGAGAGACTGTCCTATGGTCATCAAACTGTCCACCGCGGCCTTGGTGGGACTCATGGCTGAAGGACCGAATGAAGTGGAGACTGAGGGGCTCTGGTCCACCAGGGGTCCGGGGAGGCTCTGTGCAGCCACACTGGCATACCCACTCTCCTCGCTGGAATGCTTCGAGATGAAGATGTTCTTGAGGTACCGGGCTCTGCGGTCCTCTTCCTCCTCGGCCCCACCATCAGCCATGGTGGCCTCCGTGTCATTGTCATCTGAGGCCTGGATGGTCTCCAGGATCTTCAGGCACTGTTCCTCCAGGTACTCGATCTCTAAGATCTCGGCTGCGTACAGCAGGTCATCCAGGTCCTCCGCCTTGGCCTGCAGCGTGGCCGTGTACGCGTACTCCAGAATCTGCTGGAAGGTCTTCGGCGACAGGAAGTCCAGAGTATAGTGCTGGCTGTTGCGGTGGAAGAGGATCTCAAACATCTTGCTGGTACAGGCCAGCACAGTCCGGTGGGCGTGGAACTCCTGGCTGTCCACCATGATGACCACATCGCACAGCGTCCCGGCCAGCCGCATCTGGTTGGCCTTACACAGGAGGCCTGTGGGGTGGCTGGGGTTCTGCAGCTGGATCATGCCCATCTTCGTCAGATCCATGGCGCTCCCCTCGGCTTAGGCATGAggctctctttcctttctggctCTGCGTGCGTGGCGGGGCTGGGTGGGTGTCCGGGCCAAGCAAGAGGGCTGGAGGGGataagggagaggcaggggggaaaaaaatgagagaataaaagaTAGGTTAGTGTCCCAAAATGCAAGGAGTCAAACCACACAGCACCCCCATAACCCCCTAGTAATAAGACAGCCTGGGCGATTTTCAccggggcgggaggcgggaggggaggAAGCTTCCTATGACCTAGCACATCTGCCTTTACAAGCCCAGGTACGAAGAGAGTCAAGAAGAGGTCCTGCCACAGCATAAGCTTCGTTCACTGCTCTGTGATGTCCGTCAGATGAAGCGAAATGGGAATTACAGTGAAGTCTTGGGAATCCTGGGCTTTCTTGAAGTCTGAGGGTAGGTTCCCATACAGGGCCAAGATGCATGATGAGAAAGTGCCGGCACACACTCTGAGTAAGAATTTGACCCCTTCCTCTAGTCCACTGAAGCCCTGGATTTCCCGTTCAACCCCTGTGCAGTAAACCTCAGCTTCTCAACAAAGTCTCTCTACGTTGTGCCTCACCGTGGCAGCCGGAGGAGCACAGGCAAGCCTACCTGGGGCTAGCAGCCGACAGTCCTGGCCCACGGAAACCTCTGAGCAAGGGCGCTCCTCTCTGGCCCATCCCACCCCCAGCCAGTGCCTCCTaggcctctgcccctccactcttCTCAGGGCTGCAAGAGACCGACCCACTCATGCCCTGaccactgcccccctccccgcccaggcAACAACGGGAACACACACCTGTAACCCTCACACTAGTTTGGCTTGCTTCCACCCATAGGTGCCTCAGAGCTACTGCACGGGTAATCCAAAATCTGGCCTGCGTGTGCACATGGGCATGCATGTGCACGCAGCAGCCAGAGGGGGAGAGTCAACACGTGTGCACACACTTATAGGAGATGTCAACCTACCTCCTGCCCACGAGTGCCCAGCAGACAAGAGGATCTCTAAGATGTAGGGGAACAGGCTATGAAAGATCTAGAGAGAAAGATCATAGAAAACATGTACCCCGACAGCCCGGTGCGCACATGCCGAGTTCATGAACCCCAAGCATGTCCCACAGGCTCCCAAGTCCTGTGCCCAGGAGCCACAGCTGGCGCTGGACATGGCTTGGAGGCACCAGAAGTGATAGTGGTGCAGCATCTACTGTGTGTGTTAGAAACAggaggaagagagcacaggctGGGAAACAAAGGCCTCTCCCAAAGCGCTGTTTGGGATCAGTAGCAGGGCTCTGGGAGTCCCTAGCCGGTGCAAAGTGTTAGAAAGACATCACCCAGACCGAGGTgccccccagcctctgcctcGCCGCGGCCAACGCTGCAGCGAAACCAACGGGGAGCCCAGCAGAGCACAGGCTCTCCCTGGCTCTTGAAACACAGCCTGCCTCCGCCCCCAAAAGGAGCCCTATTGGCTCCAGAGCCACAGATCTCACGCGGAAAGGGTTAACAGGGCTGCACGGTCGGGGCACTTCTGCTGcccaccctggggtgggggctgaggccACCCAGAGTGAAGCTGCCGCTGGTCCGCGCCGTCCGCCGCGCGTGCGCTTGCCGTCAGCCCGAGGGGCTGCGGGGAACGAGGAGGGGCCACCGAAGGAATGGAAGCCGGGCCCCCCGAAGTCCCTCCGCGGTGCGGGCGCCCTGGGTCCCGCGGGACACCCTCGGctcacccagacacccccctcGGCTGCAGCGCCCGGCCCCGCGGGCGGGGGGTCGCCGGCGCCGACCCGCTCCGGCTCTGGGGATCGACCTCGCGCGCGCGCGCCCCAGTCCCAGCCGCCCCCACGGAGACTTGGAAGCGACTTCGGCAAACTTGGGGAAGCAACTTTTCCCGGGGAGCCAGACcgcaggaagaaaaggaagaaaaggagccGCGTTGGGCGAGAGGAGAAGCGAAGGGAGCCGGGCGCGAGGCAGAGTCCGGGCGGGCTGGACGCTGGGCGCGAGCGGGCGCGAGGAGGCGGACCCGCCCCGCGCCGGGGGAAGCACAAAAGCCCGACAGCGACTCGGGGAAGGAAAGGCGAGCAGGGAGCCGCCGGCCCTCCCTCGCCGGCCCAGGGCCGTGACCCCCGGCGGCCGCGGGCAGGCTGCCCGGCGCGGCACTGGGCGAGCGCCCCGGGGAGCGCGAGGGCACCGCT
This window of the Canis lupus dingo isolate Sandy chromosome 5, ASM325472v2, whole genome shotgun sequence genome carries:
- the ZBTB16 gene encoding zinc finger and BTB domain-containing protein 16, yielding MDLTKMGMIQLQNPSHPTGLLCKANQMRLAGTLCDVVIMVDSQEFHAHRTVLACTSKMFEILFHRNSQHYTLDFLSPKTFQQILEYAYTATLQAKAEDLDDLLYAAEILEIEYLEEQCLKILETIQASDDNDTEATMADGGAEEEEDRRARYLKNIFISKHSSEESGYASVAAQSLPGPLVDQSPSVSTSFGPSAMSPTKAAVDSLMTIGQSLLQGALQPPAGPEEPAMTGGGRHAAVAEVKTEMMQVDEAPGQDSPGATESGVVGAVGDKVEERGKEGPGTPTRSSVITSARELHYGREESAEQLPPPTEAGQGPPGRPEHPAPPAEKHLGIYSVLPNHKADAVLSMPSSMTPGLHVQPALAVSMDFSTYGGLLPQGFIQRELFNKLGELAVGMKSESRTIGEQCSVCGVELPDNEAVEQHRKLHSGMKTYGCELCGKRFLDSLRLRMHLLAHSAGAKAFVCDQCGAQFSKEDALETHRQTHTGTDMAVFCLLCGKRFQAQSALQQHMEVHAGVRSYICSECNRTFPSHTALKRHLRSHTGDHPYECEFCGSCFRDESTLKSHKRIHTGEKPYECNGCGKKFSLKHQLETHYRVHTGEKPFECKLCHQRSRDYSAMIKHLRTHNGASPYQCTICTEYCPSLSSMQKHMKGHKPEEIPPDWRIEKTYLYLCYV